From the Lathyrus oleraceus cultivar Zhongwan6 chromosome 4, CAAS_Psat_ZW6_1.0, whole genome shotgun sequence genome, one window contains:
- the LOC127135749 gene encoding KNR4/SMI1 homolog, with amino-acid sequence MARQSDTSSYTTMSDSHSTESHHPTREDPVVDAATSSHARRPKETVTGFSSEIALDEHTREGSRYVHNSIATIVTQILSGNRDVPGVSVPLNTIIPDIAACQDKAVVLRKNVTDNVEQPDAHEGSKVEKPSGKVRSEKANVTQSVEDNPRAETINVEELSDNELLATVVPRIAKRVRTRREKKVVELKSPSKEVGVTNPQKQPESESTHKRKSYGSTKAWSKEVPKKLKTKAVVVESESDAPCDVTASMSRKKPSSILKETCKELGARRHALEQLILQLESTAEDTDGAEGQMAEEEEEASSEEQDDEEADDEAED; translated from the exons ATGGCTCGTCAATCCGACACCTCCTCGTACACCACCATGTCTGATTCTCACAGCACCGAGTCTCACCACCCTACCCGGGAGGATCCAGTTGTGGACGCAgcaacttcgtcccatgcaagaagacctaaggaaacGGTCACCGGGTTTTCATCAGAAATCGCTCTTGATGAACACACAAGGGAAGGGTCAAGGTATGTACATAACTCCATTGCAACTATCGTCACTCAGATACTATCTGGCAATCGAgatgttcctggggtttctgttcccttgaacacaaTCATTCCTGACATTGCTGCATGTCAAGATAAAGCTGTTGTGTTGAGGAAAAATGTCACTGACAATGTTGAGCAACCAGATGCTCATGAGGGATCAAAGGTTGAAAAACCCTCAGGCAAAGTGAGAAGTGAGAAGGCCAATGTTACTCAAAGTGTTGAGGACAATCCTAGGGCTGAGACGATTAACGTGGAAGAGCTCTCAGACAACGAACTTCTGGCTACAGTTGTCCCTAGGATAGCCAAGAGAGTCAGGACCAGAAGGGAGAAAAAGGTTGTGGAGCTGAAGTCCCCCTCCAAGGAGGTTGGTGTAACAAATCCTCAAAAGCAACCAGAGTCAGAGAGTACACACAAGAGGAAAAGCTATGGTTCTACAAaagcttggagcaaagaggtgcctaAGAAGTTGAAGACCAAAGCTGTGGTGGTTGAGTCTGAATCTGATGCCCCATGTGATGTCACAGcatccatgtccaggaagaaACCCTCTTCCA TTCTCAAAGAGACCTGCAAAGAGCTGGGAGCTAGAAGGCATGCACTGGAACAGCTCATCTTGCAGCTGGAGTCTACTGCTGAGGACACGGATGGAGCTGAAGGGCAAATGGCTGAGGAGGAGGAAGAGGCCAGCTCTGAAGAGCAGGATGatgaggaggctgatgatgaggctgaggattAA